One stretch of Psilocybe cubensis strain MGC-MH-2018 chromosome 6, whole genome shotgun sequence DNA includes these proteins:
- a CDS encoding 54S ribosomal protein L7, mitochondrial produces MSQVSRKAKGFSLTRFQRAPRINRALARHPKTGLPQPPVKIVTREFAPCRLEDHYHTTLKDDLMYMTYTHEIGERRAPRQIRLKFDPEDPYSKYRKNPPVGGSQVGKKPAPPSTPENIVRLEKIQLHTMVKEATANKSHLLPAIMQLKALSGESYKAGGRHAVEGIQIIRGKKSVGGWVRPGIPIGAKVDLKGQAMYDFLGTLTEFVLPRLRDFNGVVLPPQSSSSNTPSTVAGVVSFGLPPSAIGFFPQIEVNIDAYPKLSGMHIHFVTNATGIGAQDRARALVSGFQVPFVRR; encoded by the coding sequence ATGTCGCAGGTGTCCAGAAAGGCGAAAGGGTTCTCACTCACGCGCTTCCAACGCGCGCCACGGATAAACCGTGCCCTCGCCAGACACCCCAAGACTGGCCTGCCGCAGCCCCCCGTCAAAATCGTCACCCGCGAGTTCGCGCCCTGCCGCCTCGAAGACCACTACCACACCACACTCAAGGACGACCTCATGTACATGACATACACGCACGAGATTGGTGAGCGCCGCGCGCCGCGCCAGATTCGTCTCAAATTCGACCCGGAGGACCCGTACTCGAAATACCGAAAGAACCCACCCGTTGGAGGGTCGCAGGTGGGCAAGAAGCCTGCGCCACCGTCGACGCCGGAGAACATCGTGCGCCTGGAGAAGATTCAGCTACACACGATGGTGAAAGAAGCCACGGCGAACAAGAGCCACCTGCTCCCTGCCATTATGCAACTGAAAGCGCTGTCGGGTGAATCGTACAAGGCTGGGGGGCGACACGCAGTGGAGGGCATTCAGATCATCCGTGGCAAGAAGTCTGTGGGTGGATGGGTGCGGCCTGGAATCCCCATTGGTGCCAAGGTCGACCTGAAGGGACAGGCCATGTACGATTTCCTAGGAACGCTCACCGAGTTCGTGCTTCCTCGACTACGTGATTTCAACGGCGTCGTTCTACCTCCACaatcctcatcctcaaacACACCCAGTACCGTTGCGGGAGTCGTCTCTTTTGGTCTCCCTCCAAGTGCCATCGGTTTCTTCCCCCAAATTGAAGTCAACATTGACGCATACCCCAAACTGTCTGGCATGCATATCCACTTCGTCACGAACGCGACAGGTATCGGCGCCCAGGACCGCGCTCGAGCTCTAGTGTCAGGGTTCCAGGTACCCTTTGTGCGGAGATAG
- a CDS encoding Cytokinesis protein sepH, with protein MSSSRPSSTSAPKPGTHKSLHDYQLGDSLGKGAFGQVYRASLNWTTGETVAVKEIQLSNIPKGELGEIMSEIDLLKNLNHPNIVKYKGFVKTKEFLYIILEFCENGSLHNISKRFGKFPESLVAVYISQVLEGLVYLHDQGVIHRDIKGANILTNKDGTVKLADFGVAAKTGGVQDGAVVGSPYWMAPEVIEQSGATTASDIWSVGCVVIELLEGHPPYHTLDPMPALFRIVQDDCPPIPEGASPIVKDFLYHCFQKDCNLRISGKKLLKHPWMVSARKQMADGKSRSGESDNEKPTGKEGENGAKRLSNYNYDEAVLKVQEWNEALKSPSKPTKHPSRNPRPASPTQNRLSAEIPQSSSLPSVGSNPHAGPSVWKSAAGPSNKAGINLVEKIQPHAFVLQPPEEQTDNWDDDFEEEISLTKIQGMFVFVKLQRSAIEIALALEKPPSEEDKHEMEDNARTIRPNRSPGNQSVPLAQPPASEIQPIVEDYSDLGTDEDEIRLKEKVADFKLRNSGRRGLFHPDDIKTIGLSSVTSVAPGPLSAPLPQLTRKTSRPSISPIGSLGPSSGNATAHTRSGSISSSANPLGNSGSGSFGRSEAKKAQNAQNQAEFGKYTEDDDDEDYEDVFGKPGANSIGQPMQTLQLNTRLQDKSWNSDDWNEEDPFAEIDEGFSEEDLEAKLQRDKYARLCNTVNQLIDELTPSAPDSQLRDACDQLLNIMMETPEMQVQLVSSHGMLAILEVLEGRCSRDVIMKLLQIINLLVTEDLGFLESFCLIGGIPVMMEFTSKKYPSECRLEASNFIRLLCHTSVLTLQMFISCRGLKVLVDLLDENEQRELVEHALNGIGSVFELQSPTTKNDFCRMFIREGLLDPLSSALVNVMTVRDTPTIETKMKIIQIILVFSQVSQSDIHVRNALGTRKVIRRLLRACELLEPECLVQMLKAVKHLSMNATLLEVLQNANALEVLIPILDEQSSGPHCNEISNHVFQTCYNLCRLNKGRQEEAAQAGIIPCLKRVIETSSPLKQFALPILCDLSSAGKSCRSLLWQYDGLRMYVKLLDDPYFQVSALESIHAWLQDETARVEDELLRPDAIEALVKCFVSSKSNSFENLLDPFLKIIRLSTPVTIAITKSSAFFKRVVDRLGLNSRAVVRLNLLRILRSVCEVHPNRAMLVERYGLLGIVEKLSRGGGDGAVLVRELAREIVPTLRPGLRPISGAGSSTGIGATGRVRSAGTGSVDWSSPPGSSPHQQLQNHKSTSGLVAKRLRRAASEAGSTTPLGSVNVNSSFSERDLHAPRLNLNTRDVFSSSGGMKPRPPGSSRPMSASARQKLGDIPWANTHHNGNGGGVSERSDRWG; from the exons ATGTCATCGTCACGACCGTCTTCAACGTCGGCGCCAAAGCCAGGGACGCACAAATCCCTACATGACTAT CAACTGGGAGACTCGCTCGGGAAGGGGGCCTTCGGGCAGGTATATCGTGCGT CCTTGAACTGGACCACGGGAGAGACTGTAGCAGTGAAGGAGATCCAGTTGAGCAATATACCGAAGGGGGAGCTAGGCGAGATCATG TCCGAAATCGATCTCCTCAAGAATCTCAAC CATCCTAATATCGTCAAGTACAAAGGTTTCGTGAAGACGAAGGAATTTCTTTACATCATTCTGGA GTTCTGCGAGAATGGGTCCCTTCATAACATTTCAAAACGCTTTGGCAAATTTCCCGAAAGTCTCGTTGCCGTCTACATCTCGCAAGTACTCGAGGGACTAGTATACCTTCACGACCAGGGTGTCATCCATCGCGATATCAAGGGCGCCAACATCCTAACGAACAAAGATGGCACCGTGAAACTAGCAGATTTTGGTGTGGCTGCAAAGACGGGTGGTGTGCAGGATGGCGCGGTCGTTGGGAGTCCTTATTGGA TGGCACCCGAAGTGATTGAACAGTCTGGCGCGACTACCGCCTCGGATATCTGGAGCGTGGGTTGCGTCGTGATCGAACTTCTTGAAGGGCACCCACCGTACCATACCCTCGACCCTATGCCGGCACTCTTCCGCATCGTACAGGACGACTGCCCACCCATCCCTGAAGGCGCATCACCCATTGTCAAAGACTTTCTCTACCACTGTTTCCAAAAAGACTGCAACTTGCGTATCTCGGGCAAGAAATTGCTGAAGCATCCGTGGATGGTTTCGGCGCGTAAACAAATGGCGGATGGGAAGAGTAGGTCAGGGGAAAGTGACAACGAGAAACCGACGGGCAAAGAAGGCGAGAACGGCGCGAAGAGACTGTCCAACTATAACTACGACGAGGCGGTTCTCAAAGTCCAAGAATGGAATGAGGCTCTGAAAT CTCCTTCCAAGCCAACCAAGCATCCTTCCAGGAATCCGCGACCCGCTTCGCCCACTCAAAATCGACTGTCCGCGGAAATACCCCAATCATCATCTTTGCCTTCTGTAGGCTCAAATCCTCATGCCGGTCCTTCTGTTTGGAAGAGTGCAGCTGGGCCCAGCAACAAAGCAGGTATCAACCTTGTCGAGAAGATCCAACCGCACGCCTTCGTTCTGCAACCGCCTGAAGAACAGACAGATAATTGGGATGACGATTTTGAAGAAGAGATCTCATTGACCAAGATTCAAGGTATGTTCGTTTTTGTGAAATTGCAACGTTCGGCAATTGAAATTGCTCTAGCTCTTGAGAAACCACCGAGTGAGGAGGACAAACACGAAATGGAAGATAACGCGCGCACCATTAGACCCAATCGAAGTCCCGGAAATCAATCAGTACCTCTTGCGCAACCACCTGCATCGGAAATACAACCTATTGTCGAGGACTACTCAGATTTGGGaacagatgaagatgaaataCGGCTGAAAGAAAAGGTTGCAGACTTCAAG TTGAGAAACTCAGGCCGCCGCGGTCTCTTCCACCCAGACGACATTAAAACGATTGGTCTTTCCTCAGTTACATCTGTTGCACCGGGCCCGCTCTCCGCACCCCTCCCCCAGTTGACACGCAAAACATCCCGGCCGTCCATAAGCCCCATCGGTTCATTGGGCCCTTCTTCTGGCAACGCAACAGCGCACACGCGATCGGGCTCCATTTCCTCTAGCGCCAACCCGCTGGGAAATTCTGGTTCTGGCTCATTTGGCCGGTCCGAGGCGAAGAAGGCTCAGAACGCACAGAACCAGGCTGAGTTTGGAAAGTATACGgaggatgatgacgatgaagattaTGAAGATGTCTTTGGCAAGCCGGGTGCTAATT CTATTGGCCAGCCGATGCAGACGTTGCAGTTGAACACGCGTTTGCAGGACAAGTCATGG AACAGTGATGATTGGAATGAAGAAGATCCTTTCGCGGAG ATTGATGAAGGTTTCTCTGAAGAAGATCTGGAAGCCAAGCTGCAGCGCGATAAATACGCCAGGTTATGCAATACTGTCAACCAGCTCATAGACGAGCTAACTCCATCAGCTCCTGACTCCCAGCTTCGCGATGCCTGTGACCAATTG CTCAATATCATGATGGAAACACCGGAGATGCAGGTGCAGCTAGTTTCTTCGCATGGGATGCTAGCTATCTTGGAAGTTTTGGAAGGACGATGTTCGAGAGATGTTATTATGAAGTTACTCCAAATCATCAATTTG TTAGTGACAGAGGACCTTGGATTCCTGGAAAGTTTCTGTCTAATTGG TGGAATCCCAGTAATGATGG AATTTACATCCAAGAAGTATCCCTCTGAATGCCGACTCGAAGCTTCCAATTTCATCCGCCTCTTATGTCACACCTCAGTTCTAACCCTACAAATGTTCATCTC ATGCCGTGGTCTGAAAGTCCTAGTCGATCTCCTGGACGAAAACGAACAACGCGAACTCGTAGAGCACGCGCTCAATGGCATTGGCAGCGTGTTCGAGCTGCAGAGCCCGACCACGAAGAACGATTTCTGTCGGATGTTCATCCGCGAAGGACTCTTGGACCCGCTATCATCTGCGCTCGTGAATGTGATGACTGTCCGCGACACGCCGACGATtgagacgaagatgaagattaTACAAATCATTTTGGTGTTTTCGCAGGTGTCGCAGTCAGATATTCATGTGCGCAACGCGCTTGGGACAAGGAAGGTCATTCGAA GGCTGTTACGCGCATGCGAACTGCTGGAGCCAGAGTGTCTTGTACAGATGTTAAAGGCGGTCAAGCATCTTTCCATGAACGCTACGTTGCTTGAAGTTCTCCAGAACGCCAATGCTTTGGAGGTTCTGATTCCTATACTTGATGAACAATCTTCAGGTCCGCATTGCAAT GAAATCTCCAACCACGTCTTCCAGACGTGTTACAACCTTTGCCGCCTCAACAAGGGACGCCAAGAAGAGGCTGCTCAAGCTGGCATTATCCCATGTCTCAAACGGGTCATCGAAACGAGTTCACCACTCAAACAATTTGCCTTGCCTATCCTGTGCGACCTCTCGAGTGCCGGCAAAAGTTGCCGCTCGCTGCTATGGCAGTACGATGGTCTTCGGATGTACGTCAAACTCCTGGACGACCCTTATTTCCAAGTCAGTGCTTTGGAGTCTATTCATGCCTGGCTACAAGATGAAACCGCCCGCGTCGAGGACGAGTTGCTTCGGCCAGACGCCATCGAGGCCCTGGTTAAATGCTTCGTatcatccaaatccaactcgTTCGAAAATCTGCTCGATCCCTTCCTCAAGATCATCAGGCTCTCTACGCCCGTGACGATCGCTATCACCAAGTCGTCCGCATTTTTCAAACGGGTTGTCGATCGGCTGGGCTTGAACAGCCGCGCAGTCGTGCGCCTCAACTTACTGCGCATACTAAGGAGTGTGTGTGAGGTGCACCCGAACCGTGCAATGCTGGTGGAGAGATACGGCTTGCTGGGAATTGTGGAGAAGCTGAGCAGGGGCGGCGGGGACGGCGCAGTGCTCGTGCGCGAGCTAGCGAGGGAGATTGTGCCGACGCTGAGGCCGGGCTTAAGGCCCATTTCGGGTGCTGGCTCTTCTACTGGTATTGGTGCGACGGGGAGGGTCAGATCTGCGGGTACAGGCTCAGTCGACTGGTCGTCGCCACCGGGTTCTTCTCCACACCAACAGCTGCAGAATCACAAGAGCACGTCGGGACTTGTGGCGAAGAGATTGAGGCGAGCCGCATCCGAAGCGGGGTCGACAACGCCACTGGGGAGTGTAAACGTCAACAGCAGCTTTTCGGAGCGCGATTTGCATGCACCGCGGTTGAACTTGAATACGCGGGATGTGTTCTCCTCAAGTGGAGGGATGAAGCCGCGGCCGCCTGGCTCTTCGAGGCCTATGTCTGCGAGTGCGAGGCAGAAGTTGGGTGACATACCTTGGGCAAACACGCACCACAATGGGAATGGTGGCGGGGTGAGCGAAAGGAGTGACAGATGGGGCTGA